One genomic region from Evansella sp. LMS18 encodes:
- a CDS encoding DASS family sodium-coupled anion symporter: MISATWNWLWEKHDQTKDLLTFFVKPNKSRISKSGSSWQSSSAGNDNGDGNKRSYKTPQLIGLFLGPLLFILTLMFFAPEGLSPEGRAILASTLWIAVWWITEAIPIPATSLLPVILFPLTGGLNIGETTSAYGSDTIFLFMGGFMIALAMEKWNLHKRIALTIISVIGTNTERIILGFMVATGFLSMWISNTATAMMMVPIALAIVYQISEALKDDPSVDTSKENFGFGKAMMLSIAYAASIGGVSTLIGTPPNTLFAGAVQEIYGLEISFAGWMMFGVPFAWIFILLAWAYLVKVAYPMKLKELPGGQKVIREEKEKLGAVTYEQKAVFIIFVLAAFAWISRTFILNDINENINDAIIAMTAALILFIIPAKTKKGGHLLDWNTAVKLPWGILLLFGGGLAIAAGFTASGLSEWIGGQLTALEGVNMLIVLILVAALVIFLTEITSNTATASMMFPIMASLAVALGVHPYGLMVTAAVAASCAFMLPVATPPNAVVFGSGYLRIPDMAKAGVALNFAGVILIAAAVYFLLPLVWGINLTDVPAFAE, encoded by the coding sequence ATGATTTCTGCAACTTGGAACTGGCTGTGGGAAAAACATGATCAGACAAAAGATCTTCTTACTTTTTTCGTAAAGCCAAATAAGTCAAGAATAAGCAAGTCGGGAAGCTCCTGGCAGTCGTCCTCAGCAGGTAATGATAATGGAGACGGGAATAAACGGAGTTATAAAACGCCTCAGCTTATCGGCCTGTTTTTAGGTCCGCTTTTATTTATTTTGACGCTAATGTTTTTCGCCCCGGAGGGCTTGTCTCCGGAAGGGCGGGCGATTCTGGCGAGCACCCTCTGGATTGCCGTCTGGTGGATTACTGAGGCCATTCCAATACCGGCTACTTCATTACTTCCGGTTATCCTGTTTCCTCTTACCGGAGGGCTTAATATTGGAGAGACAACATCGGCATACGGGAGTGACACGATATTCCTGTTTATGGGCGGGTTCATGATCGCGCTGGCAATGGAAAAGTGGAACTTACATAAACGTATCGCTCTGACAATTATTTCTGTTATCGGAACGAACACGGAAAGAATCATACTTGGTTTTATGGTTGCGACTGGTTTCCTTTCCATGTGGATATCCAATACAGCAACCGCAATGATGATGGTGCCGATTGCCCTTGCTATTGTTTATCAAATCTCTGAAGCTTTGAAAGACGATCCGTCAGTCGATACCTCAAAAGAAAACTTCGGTTTCGGTAAGGCGATGATGCTGAGTATCGCGTATGCCGCATCTATCGGCGGTGTGTCCACACTCATCGGAACCCCTCCGAATACTTTGTTCGCAGGAGCTGTGCAGGAAATTTACGGCCTGGAGATTTCTTTTGCCGGCTGGATGATGTTCGGTGTCCCATTTGCCTGGATTTTCATTTTGCTTGCATGGGCATATCTTGTAAAAGTGGCTTATCCTATGAAACTGAAGGAGCTCCCTGGAGGCCAGAAGGTGATCCGGGAAGAAAAAGAGAAGCTTGGAGCAGTAACATATGAACAGAAAGCTGTTTTTATCATATTTGTCCTGGCGGCTTTCGCATGGATCAGCCGTACCTTCATACTTAATGATATCAATGAAAATATTAATGATGCCATCATCGCGATGACAGCGGCGCTAATATTATTCATCATACCTGCTAAAACGAAGAAGGGCGGACACCTCCTTGACTGGAATACAGCTGTAAAACTGCCTTGGGGAATCTTGCTTCTTTTCGGTGGAGGTCTTGCCATTGCTGCCGGCTTTACGGCTTCGGGGCTTTCTGAGTGGATCGGCGGCCAGCTTACAGCACTTGAAGGTGTCAATATGCTGATCGTGCTTATACTGGTTGCTGCCCTGGTGATATTCCTCACAGAAATTACATCCAACACAGCAACTGCTTCCATGATGTTCCCGATTATGGCGTCTCTTGCGGTCGCGTTAGGGGTACACCCATACGGTCTGATGGTTACAGCGGCTGTTGCTGCATCCTGTGCCTTTATGCTTCCGGTTGCAACACCGCCGAACGCGGTAGTGTTCGGTTCTGGGTACTTACGCATACCAGACATGGCAAAAGCAGGTGTCGCACTTAACTTCGCAGGTGTTATTTTAATCGCAGCTGCAGTTTATTTCCTGCTGCCTCTTGTGTGGGGCATTAATTTAACCGATGTGCCTGCTTTCGCAGAGTAA
- a CDS encoding STAS/SEC14 domain-containing protein encodes MIRKLWREGNVLTFKAAGTMTEEDNEKAFDEIRKAIRQHGKVNLIVWLPEMAKPEASAVNNRLRFAREHGGDIERYAIVGDQKTVKLLSSVADKITDMDLQYFPEDEEEKAREWVLETQQRSQ; translated from the coding sequence ATGATCCGGAAATTATGGCGCGAAGGAAATGTGCTCACGTTTAAAGCTGCTGGTACGATGACAGAGGAAGATAATGAAAAAGCTTTTGATGAGATCAGAAAAGCGATTCGCCAGCATGGTAAGGTGAACCTGATTGTATGGCTCCCTGAAATGGCAAAGCCGGAAGCGTCGGCTGTTAATAACAGACTTCGTTTTGCCAGGGAACATGGTGGTGACATTGAGCGGTATGCTATTGTTGGAGACCAGAAAACGGTAAAACTACTCTCATCCGTTGCTGACAAGATTACGGACATGGATCTTCAGTACTTCCCTGAAGATGAAGAGGAAAAGGCCAGGGAATGGGTTCTTGAAACTCAACAAAGGTCACAGTAA
- a CDS encoding DUF6612 family protein, translating into MGKITLFPLTAVILAFVLLTGITGTVSANEDTPTAEELLQNSYEAMEDLNSFSTRIAMEQLFLTAGQEEPIHTKSLIEQDVVANPFNMYQKTENAAAPDAGIEEDTVTEAYWTEDAIYQQDPDGSWIKISNEITGAPSVNFVENPADEARHMAGLSDKMSVYEEDGYYILVFDGSGEEFLNNTQEALAAMEDEVYGDIMAGTMEGMTIDTLDYQMIIDKESHFLSYVTMEMEITMETEAGSEQSKQRTSTEYINFNGLDSISLPDQVEEEAVDLDELIKEETDGAGEAAAGTAPDNDDEGVSNNIGEAAAAGENKKDVNEEVKDAQAADANAENVDNEAEVSEAGSGSKETASASVSSEKGEEAETETASGSDASATNALYPVGLLAGILFAGIGGAILVARKKRAG; encoded by the coding sequence ATGGGAAAAATTACACTATTTCCACTTACTGCTGTAATTCTTGCTTTTGTTTTATTAACAGGCATAACAGGGACTGTTTCCGCGAATGAAGATACCCCCACAGCTGAGGAACTCCTGCAAAATTCTTATGAGGCGATGGAGGACCTCAATAGTTTTTCGACGAGGATTGCAATGGAGCAGTTGTTTCTTACAGCTGGCCAGGAGGAACCAATACATACGAAATCGCTGATTGAACAGGACGTAGTTGCAAATCCCTTTAACATGTATCAAAAGACGGAGAATGCCGCAGCACCTGATGCCGGGATAGAAGAGGATACGGTGACAGAGGCTTACTGGACAGAGGATGCTATTTATCAGCAGGATCCTGATGGGTCCTGGATAAAGATCAGTAATGAAATTACAGGTGCCCCTTCTGTTAATTTCGTGGAAAACCCGGCAGACGAAGCCAGGCATATGGCAGGGCTCAGCGACAAAATGTCTGTTTATGAAGAAGACGGCTATTATATTCTCGTTTTCGATGGCAGCGGGGAAGAGTTTTTAAATAATACACAGGAAGCATTAGCGGCAATGGAAGATGAAGTATATGGGGATATTATGGCAGGCACCATGGAAGGGATGACCATCGATACTCTGGATTATCAGATGATAATTGATAAAGAGTCACATTTCCTTTCCTATGTAACAATGGAAATGGAAATTACGATGGAAACGGAGGCGGGCTCTGAGCAATCGAAGCAAAGAACGAGCACAGAGTATATTAATTTTAACGGACTGGATTCCATTTCGCTTCCTGATCAGGTGGAGGAGGAAGCAGTGGATTTGGATGAATTAATTAAGGAAGAAACTGATGGGGCTGGTGAAGCAGCCGCTGGTACAGCTCCTGATAATGATGATGAAGGGGTGAGCAATAATATCGGGGAAGCGGCGGCAGCTGGAGAAAATAAGAAGGATGTTAACGAGGAGGTAAAAGATGCACAAGCAGCCGACGCCAATGCTGAAAATGTGGATAATGAGGCGGAAGTGAGCGAAGCAGGTTCTGGAAGTAAAGAAACAGCTTCTGCTTCAGTTTCATCGGAAAAGGGAGAAGAAGCAGAAACTGAAACTGCCTCTGGCAGCGATGCCTCTGCCACTAATGCTCTCTACCCTGTCGGCCTCCTTGCAGGTATATTGTTTGCAGGTATTGGCGGAGCGATTTTAGTAGCCCGTAAAAAGAGGG
- a CDS encoding DUF2812 domain-containing protein, with amino-acid sequence MEEKITIKKIIWLEYWRIEEQEALLEDMARQGWQLTGVNYRSFIFEKSSPADTRYRIGYTKKDEKFDERMAEYEQEGWEYIPSKGNLRIFQAMEDKEPDKERKYQAGEWKLLRKDLLIQEVPLLLLTFLSVALLVYRVFQWPAEAFLTDAVLAALLINLLLAGTFLSRLIGAYSYVSSLIKRLESCNSPPHGQDYNKTFSRNRAISIGGALIVFPVLVIVFGNLAVSYITSPPGVPEGAELPVLQLADIIEEDLVPYINEGEEESFYRERWGIIVPEQYSLRESVSDPDHDWEPGNSGTSYLWSYRYTARTERLSGRLAESMVAEYSRHSPLEDYEPMESTDFEDLWVSENHLMSAVIARSGRDVFYVQYSGDEPVNILADSIAEKLQE; translated from the coding sequence ATGGAAGAGAAAATCACTATAAAAAAAATAATATGGCTGGAATACTGGCGGATAGAAGAACAGGAGGCTCTGCTGGAGGATATGGCCCGGCAAGGCTGGCAGCTTACAGGGGTGAATTACCGGTCTTTTATCTTTGAAAAAAGCAGTCCTGCTGATACACGTTACCGTATCGGCTATACTAAAAAGGATGAAAAATTCGATGAGAGAATGGCAGAGTACGAGCAGGAAGGCTGGGAATACATCCCTTCCAAAGGGAATCTGCGAATATTCCAGGCTATGGAAGACAAAGAACCAGACAAAGAACGTAAGTATCAGGCAGGTGAGTGGAAACTGCTGAGGAAAGACCTCTTGATACAGGAGGTACCACTCCTTCTTCTTACGTTTCTTTCTGTTGCCCTTTTAGTGTACAGAGTTTTTCAATGGCCTGCCGAGGCCTTCCTCACTGATGCTGTACTTGCAGCACTATTAATTAATCTTCTGTTAGCCGGCACCTTTCTTTCAAGGCTTATTGGCGCCTATTCCTATGTATCAAGCCTTATAAAACGGCTGGAATCGTGCAATTCCCCTCCTCATGGCCAAGATTATAATAAGACGTTCTCCCGAAACAGAGCCATCAGTATTGGTGGTGCGTTAATTGTCTTTCCTGTCCTGGTTATTGTGTTCGGGAATCTTGCCGTTTCGTATATAACGTCACCTCCTGGAGTACCTGAGGGAGCAGAACTTCCTGTTCTTCAGCTGGCGGACATCATTGAAGAAGACCTTGTGCCATACATAAATGAAGGAGAGGAAGAAAGCTTTTACAGGGAGAGATGGGGGATTATAGTACCTGAGCAGTACTCGCTAAGGGAAAGTGTTTCCGACCCGGATCATGACTGGGAGCCCGGAAATTCAGGTACCTCTTATTTGTGGTCATACCGCTATACCGCGAGAACAGAGCGGCTGAGCGGGAGACTTGCCGAAAGCATGGTGGCAGAGTACAGCCGGCATAGTCCCCTGGAAGACTATGAACCTATGGAAAGTACTGATTTCGAGGACTTGTGGGTTAGCGAAAATCACCTCATGTCGGCTGTGATTGCCAGGTCAGGGAGAGATGTTTTTTATGTGCAGTATTCCGGGGATGAGCCGGTTAATATTCTTGCAGATAGTATTGCAGAAAAACTTCAGGAATAG